A genomic region of Chitinispirillales bacterium contains the following coding sequences:
- a CDS encoding transposase, whose protein sequence is MLHITENGYKWHALPKHFGNWHTIYVRVNR, encoded by the coding sequence ATACTTCATATAACGGAAAACGGTTATAAGTGGCATGCATTGCCCAAACATTTTGGTAATTGGCACACTATTTATGTAAGAGTAAATCGCTGA
- a CDS encoding FkbM family methyltransferase: protein MRIPTPPSAQKSLVLQELEVLENFLRETPSHGIAESMKYISERVKLNIEKIKGTNEEILAPRFTAILESVAAKNQKQTTLIYMANDTRIKGGWVARLGAMLALYRIAKDNGFNFKINFTKPFKLLDFMTPNKYDWRIEEKDVVFSQKTISVSMLTSNLRYLYPETITFYDRSKFENFLIGLNGKYGQIQCHLDSAEPLVLGKFSELFNELFVLSDELKERIDFHKQKINGDYISVVFRFQSLLGDFEEYGYDALTKEKQNVLIEMCIKNLKVICDIEKGKTILVCSDSVRFRETVKDMENIYIVEGKRSHPNIDISNKETQMLSFIDFFLISFGQRTYCFAPQPLYRSGFPRIASMYGNIPFKFIEFDLTKPLLTRGNTDLHLKNNSIVLNWLKTENNMFALQEKEEIIECLNENPFCVFPYRYTKERVSSEAFYDKDNSMYFVLHNGKKMYFPHGWTEERVKNYYIGIMLEQNRRSPHCYIADGFEVKENDVIADIGAAEGIWALDNVEKAKFVYLFECDKGWTNALYKTFEPFKMKVRIINKFVGIWTENENITIDDFVAENRTDITFIKADIEGSEMSMLCGMPNLLKNKDLRLLLCTYHKQNDADEFDAFLKKYGFYTEFSNGHMLFIYDKIGLQEPYFRKGLIRAKKINESK from the coding sequence ATGAGAATACCTACCCCCCCCTCCGCACAGAAATCGTTAGTTCTTCAAGAACTTGAGGTTTTAGAAAATTTTTTACGAGAAACGCCGTCTCATGGAATAGCGGAATCTATGAAATACATTTCCGAGCGGGTAAAATTAAATATCGAAAAGATAAAAGGGACAAACGAAGAAATTCTTGCGCCGAGATTTACTGCAATACTTGAGAGTGTTGCAGCAAAAAATCAAAAACAGACAACATTAATTTATATGGCAAACGATACGAGAATTAAAGGAGGATGGGTTGCACGACTTGGCGCTATGCTTGCTCTTTATAGAATAGCAAAAGATAACGGTTTCAATTTCAAAATAAATTTTACAAAACCTTTTAAGTTACTTGATTTTATGACTCCAAACAAATACGATTGGCGTATTGAAGAAAAAGACGTAGTTTTTTCGCAGAAAACGATTTCCGTGTCAATGTTAACATCAAATCTCAGATACTTGTATCCCGAAACAATTACTTTTTACGACAGATCTAAGTTTGAGAATTTTTTGATTGGTTTGAATGGGAAATACGGTCAAATTCAATGCCATTTAGATAGTGCAGAACCTTTGGTATTAGGAAAATTTAGTGAATTATTCAATGAATTGTTTGTTTTATCGGACGAATTAAAAGAAAGAATTGATTTTCACAAACAAAAAATAAACGGCGATTATATTTCTGTTGTTTTTAGATTTCAATCATTGCTTGGCGATTTTGAAGAATATGGATATGATGCTTTAACAAAAGAAAAACAAAACGTTTTAATTGAAATGTGTATAAAAAATCTGAAAGTAATCTGCGATATAGAGAAAGGAAAAACAATATTAGTTTGTTCCGATAGCGTTCGTTTTAGAGAAACGGTAAAAGATATGGAAAATATTTATATTGTCGAAGGGAAAAGATCGCATCCTAATATTGATATTTCAAACAAAGAGACTCAAATGTTAAGTTTTATTGATTTCTTTTTAATTTCATTTGGACAAAGAACATATTGTTTTGCACCCCAACCTTTGTATAGAAGCGGTTTTCCTAGAATTGCTTCCATGTACGGAAATATACCTTTCAAATTCATAGAGTTTGACTTGACAAAACCGTTGCTTACCAGGGGAAATACGGATTTGCATTTGAAAAACAACTCAATTGTACTGAATTGGCTTAAAACGGAAAACAATATGTTTGCTCTACAAGAAAAAGAAGAAATTATCGAATGCTTGAACGAAAATCCGTTTTGTGTTTTTCCGTATCGTTACACTAAAGAACGAGTAAGTTCCGAAGCGTTTTATGACAAAGACAATTCTATGTATTTTGTTTTACATAACGGTAAAAAAATGTACTTTCCGCATGGTTGGACGGAAGAAAGAGTGAAAAATTATTATATCGGCATAATGTTGGAGCAAAACCGCCGTTCTCCACACTGTTATATTGCCGACGGATTTGAAGTCAAAGAAAATGACGTTATTGCAGATATTGGCGCGGCGGAAGGAATATGGGCACTGGATAATGTCGAAAAGGCGAAATTCGTATATCTGTTTGAATGTGACAAAGGATGGACGAACGCTTTGTATAAAACATTTGAACCGTTTAAAATGAAAGTCCGTATAATAAATAAATTTGTCGGAATTTGGACTGAAAATGAAAATATAACAATAGATGATTTTGTCGCGGAAAACAGAACGGATATCACTTTCATTAAAGCGGATATTGAAGGTTCTGAAATGTCGATGCTTTGCGGCATGCCGAATTTATTGAAAAACAAAGATTTACGTTTGCTTTTATGCACATATCATAAACAAAACGACGCAGATGAATTTGACGCTTTTTTGAAAAAGTACGGATTTTATACGGAATTTTCAAACGGACACATGCTTTTTATTTACGATAAAATCGGATTGCAAGAACCATATTTCAGAAAAGGTTTGATTCGAGCTAAAAAAATTAATGAAAGCAAATAA
- a CDS encoding glycosyltransferase family 2 protein — MRIPTSLPTPQLDRKNVRCTVIVVTYNGKKEWYDKCFSSLLTSSIPLEIIVVDNKSTDDTIDYISRNFQQIKIIQNDENVGFAKANNIGLNIAYNDNKDYFFLLNQDAWVEHNTLEILITVAEKKQEFGIFSPIHLTGSKSGFDKNFRNYFHYNSTTICAYECLYLKYQQPILYESFFVNAAAWLITRKCVEIVGGFDTIMFKHYGEDNNYCQRVIYHKLKIGIVPTTTICHDRAFRANNPLDPDIIFSITYGNILLTKKILKERLIEIFFKIIRGKEISKGLKEIRFVIKKYQKIVKSREINKIKGKGLEYLEIKEI; from the coding sequence ATGAGAATACCTACTTCCCTCCCCACGCCACAGTTAGATCGTAAAAATGTACGTTGTACGGTTATTGTCGTAACTTACAACGGAAAAAAGGAATGGTATGACAAATGCTTTTCAAGTTTGTTAACATCATCTATCCCATTAGAAATTATTGTCGTTGATAATAAATCCACGGATGATACCATAGATTATATAAGCCGAAATTTCCAACAAATTAAAATTATACAAAACGATGAAAATGTCGGATTTGCCAAAGCAAATAATATAGGTTTGAATATCGCTTACAATGACAATAAAGATTATTTCTTTTTACTGAATCAAGATGCGTGGGTTGAACATAATACTTTAGAAATTTTAATTACAGTTGCCGAAAAAAAACAGGAGTTTGGAATATTTAGTCCGATTCATCTAACTGGCAGTAAAAGTGGTTTTGATAAAAATTTTAGAAATTATTTTCATTACAATTCGACAACGATTTGCGCCTATGAATGTTTATATTTAAAATATCAACAACCGATTTTATATGAAAGTTTTTTTGTAAATGCAGCCGCCTGGTTAATAACAAGAAAATGTGTTGAAATAGTTGGAGGATTTGACACTATTATGTTTAAACACTATGGAGAAGATAATAACTATTGCCAAAGAGTAATATATCATAAGTTAAAAATCGGGATAGTTCCGACGACAACAATTTGTCATGATAGAGCATTTAGAGCCAACAACCCTCTTGATCCCGATATAATCTTTTCTATTACATATGGAAATATATTGTTGACAAAAAAGATTTTAAAGGAACGATTGATTGAAATTTTCTTTAAAATCATTCGCGGGAAAGAAATATCAAAAGGCCTGAAAGAAATACGTTTTGTCATAAAAAAATATCAAAAAATTGTTAAAAGCAGGGAAATAAATAAGATAAAAGGAAAAGGTTTAGAATATTTAGAAATTAAGGAGATTTAA
- the ppdK gene encoding pyruvate, phosphate dikinase, which yields MSEKYIYKFGEGKADGNAKMKDTLGGKGANLAEMSSIGVPVPPGFTIVTDVCDYYYKNGKKLPDTLKTELNEHIAILEKRKNAKFGDPKSPLLVSVRSGAAMSMPGMMDTILNLGINDDVCIGLAKKTNNERMAWDSYRRFINMFGDVVMGISHEKFERELSAVKKKRGAKFDTDLDVEGLKEVVAAYKKVYKDNASADSAPVQKKAGEEFPTDARVQLEKAIMAVVGSWMSPRAEFYRTKEKIYGLKGTAVNVQSMAFGNMGDTSGTGVAFTRNSADGTNEFYGEFLINAQGEDVVAGIRTPMHISEMKKVWKDIYKELDGIRLKLEKHYKDMQDIEFTIEEGKLYMLQTRNGKRTGMAAVRIAYDMVKEGLIDEEEALLRVSGDHLNQLLFDVLDPKEKKRAVDEKRVFAKGLPAGPGAACGQVVFNAEDVVEWKKQGKKTILFRHETSPEDVIGMADSEATVTSTGGMTSHAAVVARSWGKCCVVGASEMEINYSTKTITVGKIVIKEGDVVAVDGITGELILGEVKKTKSPVIAGLVDNDEEAKKTEVYKMFVNLMKWAEKTKTLKVRANADSPRDSFVARALGAQGIGLCRTEHMFFEGERIWDMRAMILAETLEDRKKALDKLLPYQRADFEGLFKEMDGYGVTIRYLDPPLHEFLPQDDEGQKEMAERLHISVEKIKKKVTDLHEQNPMLGHRGCRLSITYPEICVMQTTAVIEAACRKEKEGVKVFPEIMIPLIGKVEEFHYLAKIVRETADKIIAEKGAKFTYTVGTMIEIPRAAIIADKISGGDDGAEFFSFGTNDLTQMAFGYSRDDAGVFISDYIEKKILREDPFVAIDQEGVGALVEMGVEKGRKGRKKLKCGVCGEHGGEPSSVKFFHRTGLDYVSCSPYRVPIARLAAAQAVIEEKRKAKKKK from the coding sequence ATGTCTGAAAAGTACATCTACAAATTCGGTGAAGGAAAAGCCGACGGGAATGCGAAGATGAAAGATACGCTTGGCGGCAAAGGCGCAAATCTTGCGGAAATGTCAAGCATAGGAGTGCCTGTGCCTCCCGGATTTACTATCGTCACGGACGTATGCGACTATTATTACAAAAACGGGAAAAAACTTCCCGACACGCTCAAAACGGAATTGAACGAACACATCGCTATTCTTGAAAAACGCAAAAACGCAAAATTCGGCGATCCGAAATCTCCGCTTTTGGTTTCCGTTCGCTCGGGTGCAGCGATGTCTATGCCCGGAATGATGGACACTATTCTCAATTTGGGAATCAACGACGACGTTTGCATAGGTTTGGCTAAAAAAACCAACAACGAAAGAATGGCGTGGGACTCCTACCGTAGATTCATAAATATGTTCGGCGACGTCGTTATGGGAATCTCTCACGAAAAGTTTGAGCGCGAACTTTCGGCGGTTAAGAAAAAACGCGGCGCAAAATTTGATACCGACCTTGACGTCGAAGGACTTAAAGAAGTAGTTGCGGCGTATAAGAAAGTTTACAAAGACAACGCAAGTGCGGATAGCGCTCCCGTTCAGAAAAAAGCCGGCGAAGAGTTTCCGACCGACGCCAGAGTCCAGTTGGAAAAGGCTATTATGGCGGTTGTCGGTTCGTGGATGTCGCCCAGAGCGGAATTTTATCGCACAAAAGAAAAGATTTACGGACTTAAAGGAACCGCGGTAAACGTTCAATCTATGGCGTTTGGGAATATGGGCGATACTTCCGGAACCGGCGTAGCGTTCACAAGAAATTCGGCAGACGGAACAAACGAATTTTACGGCGAATTTTTGATTAATGCGCAAGGCGAAGACGTCGTCGCCGGAATCAGAACTCCGATGCACATTTCCGAAATGAAAAAGGTATGGAAAGACATTTATAAGGAATTGGACGGCATCCGCTTGAAATTAGAAAAGCATTACAAAGATATGCAGGACATTGAATTTACCATTGAAGAAGGCAAACTTTATATGCTTCAGACCAGAAACGGTAAAAGAACCGGTATGGCGGCTGTAAGAATCGCTTACGATATGGTAAAAGAAGGTTTGATCGACGAAGAAGAAGCGCTTTTGAGAGTTTCCGGCGACCACCTTAATCAATTGTTGTTTGATGTTTTAGACCCAAAAGAAAAGAAAAGAGCCGTCGATGAAAAGCGTGTGTTTGCAAAAGGACTGCCGGCTGGACCGGGCGCCGCTTGCGGACAGGTCGTTTTTAATGCGGAAGACGTTGTAGAATGGAAGAAACAGGGTAAAAAAACAATACTTTTCAGACACGAAACATCTCCCGAAGACGTAATAGGAATGGCGGATTCAGAAGCGACGGTAACGTCTACGGGCGGTATGACGTCGCATGCGGCCGTTGTCGCTCGTTCATGGGGAAAGTGCTGTGTAGTCGGCGCAAGCGAAATGGAAATCAACTATTCGACCAAGACTATAACTGTCGGCAAAATCGTAATTAAGGAAGGCGACGTCGTCGCCGTTGACGGAATTACCGGCGAATTGATTTTGGGCGAAGTCAAAAAGACAAAATCTCCGGTTATCGCGGGGCTTGTCGATAACGACGAAGAAGCGAAGAAAACGGAAGTTTACAAAATGTTCGTCAATCTTATGAAATGGGCTGAAAAAACAAAAACCCTTAAAGTTCGTGCAAACGCCGATTCTCCGCGCGACTCGTTTGTCGCAAGAGCGTTAGGCGCACAAGGCATAGGACTTTGCAGAACCGAACACATGTTCTTTGAAGGTGAAAGAATTTGGGATATGCGCGCGATGATTTTGGCGGAAACGCTTGAAGACCGCAAAAAAGCGCTTGATAAACTTCTTCCGTATCAGAGAGCGGATTTTGAAGGTTTGTTCAAAGAAATGGACGGGTACGGAGTAACTATTCGTTATCTTGACCCGCCGCTTCACGAATTTTTGCCGCAAGACGATGAAGGTCAAAAAGAAATGGCGGAACGTCTGCATATTTCGGTGGAAAAAATCAAGAAAAAAGTTACGGATTTGCACGAACAAAACCCGATGCTTGGTCATCGCGGCTGCCGTTTGTCGATTACATATCCAGAAATTTGCGTAATGCAGACGACGGCGGTTATCGAAGCGGCTTGCAGAAAAGAAAAAGAAGGCGTAAAAGTATTTCCCGAAATAATGATCCCTCTTATAGGTAAAGTCGAAGAGTTTCACTATTTGGCGAAAATCGTTCGTGAAACAGCGGATAAGATTATCGCCGAAAAAGGCGCGAAATTTACATACACCGTCGGAACTATGATTGAAATTCCCAGAGCGGCTATTATCGCAGACAAAATTTCAGGCGGCGACGACGGCGCGGAATTTTTCTCGTTCGGCACAAACGACCTCACGCAAATGGCGTTCGGTTATTCTCGCGACGACGCAGGAGTGTTTATTTCGGATTATATCGAAAAGAAAATCCTGCGCGAAGACCCGTTTGTCGCTATCGACCAGGAGGGTGTGGGCGCGCTTGTAGAAATGGGCGTAGAAAAAGGCAGAAAAGGCAGAAAGAAACTTAAATGCGGCGTTTGCGGAGAACACGGAGGCGAGCCGTCTTCGGTTAAATTCTTCCACAGAACCGGACTTGATTATGTTTCCTGTTCGCCGTATCGTGTGCCGATTGCACGTTTGGCTGCGGCGCAGGCCGTTATCGAAGAAAAAAGAAAAGCGAAGAAAAAGAAATAA